A single Phragmites australis chromosome 4, lpPhrAust1.1, whole genome shotgun sequence DNA region contains:
- the LOC133916710 gene encoding BTB/POZ domain-containing protein SR1IP1-like → MQSRFDTPAMKRTSDWILSQEFPSDITIQVRESTFNLHKLPLASRCGYIRKQVSGINGSKVTHLEIAGMPGGAKAFELVTKFCYGENFEITEDNVATLRCAAEHLEMTDECKTGNLIGRTEAYLEAVALVSLAGAVTVLRKSEELLPVSEEVDIIGRCIDAIAYITCSDSQFSMSLGTTAGSYDGVSGLSVLPPKAIDDWWADELTSLRIDTFQRVLIAMKARGFKGIALGTLIMLYAQKSLRRLDIHGRDRKKMDPRQEHEKRVVLETIVSLLPREKNTMSVSFLSMLLRAALYLDTTLACLLDLEKRMAAQLGQAVLDDLLIPSSSPEAGTAFDVDAVQRILVGYLEHEGEAIWLDYSTEDDFISTASPPNDVGMVGKLMEAYLAEIASDVNLRIDKFIGLAEMIPERARFNEDGMYRAIDIHLKAHPYLNEAERKKVCRVMDCQKLSREACAHAAQNDRLPVQTVVQVLYHEQRRLREASPYPTSGAPLSFGGDSPAISYKPTPSLLGRHARSVPDEVARLQRENDELKMELLRLKMRMRDPPEFPEGSGIPPSGRAPLPKKAAAGGFMNNVSKKLGRLNPFVRLDAVGGGRARTKPPKDRRHSIS, encoded by the exons ATGCAGAGCCGGTTCGATACGCCGGCAATGAAGAGGACCAGTGACTG GATCCTTTCACAAGAATTCCCAAGCGATATTACCATCCAGGTTAGGGAGTCCACCTTCAACTTGCACAAG CTCCCATTGGCATCGAGATGCGGCTACATACGGAAGCAGGTGTCAGGAATCAATGGCTCCAAGGTCACCCACCTCGAGATCGCGGGGATGCCTGGCGGCGCCAAGGCGTTCGAGCTCGTCACCAAGTTCTGCTACGGCGAAAACTTTGAGATCACCGAGGACAACGTCGCGACGCTGCGGTGCGCCGCCGAGCACCTGGAGATGACCGACGAGTGCAAGACCGGCAACCTGATCGGCAGAACGGAGGCATACTTGGAGGCCGTGGCACTGGTGAGCCTCGCGGGCGCGGTCACCGTGCTCCGCAAATCCGAGGAGCTCCTCCCTGTGTCCGAGGAGGTGGACATCATCGGCAGGTGCATCGATGCCATTGCGTACATAACCTGCAGCGACAGCCAGTTCAGCATGTCCCTGGGCACCACTGCCGGTAGCTACGACGGCGTGAGCGGGTTGTCGGTGCTGCCGCCGAAGGCCATCGACGACTGGTGGGCCGACGAGCTGACGTCGCTGCGCATTGACACGTTCCAGAGAGTTCTGATTGCGATGAAGGCAAGAGGGTTCAAGGGCATTGCTTTGGGCACACTGATCATGCTCTATGCTCAGAAGTCTCTGCGAAGACTG GACATACATGGAAGGGATAGGAAAAAGATGGATCCGAGGCAGGAGCACGAGAAGCGAGTGGTTCTTGAAACGATCGTGAGCCTGCTGCCGAGGGAGAAGAACACGATGTCAGTGAGCTTCCTGTCGATGCTGCTACGGGCAGCTCTCTACCTGGACACGACGCTGGCGTGCCTGCTGGACCTCGAGAAGCGGATGGCCGCGCAACTCGGGCAGGCCGTGCTTGACGACCTCCTCATCCCGTCCTCCTCGCCCGAGGCCGGCACCGCGTTCGACGTCGACGCGGTCCAGAGGATCCTGGTCGGGTACCTGGAGCATGAGGGCGAGGCGATCTGGCTGGACTACAGCACGGAAGACGACTTCATCTCGACGGCGTCGCCGCCCAACGACGTCGGCATGGTTGGCAAGCTCATGGAGGCCTACCTGGCCGAGATCGCCTCGGACGTGAACCTGCGCATTGACAAGTTCATCGGCCTCGCCGAGATGATCCCGGAACGCGCCAGGTTTAACGAGGACGGCATGTACCGCGCCATCGACATCCACTTGAAG GCGCATCCGTATCTGAACGAGGCCGAGAGGAAGAAAGTGTGCCGGGTGATGGACTGCCAGAAGCTGTCGCGCGAGGCGTGCGCGCACGCGGCACAGAATGACCGACTCCCGGTGCAGACGGTGGTGCAGGTACTCTACCACGAGCAGCGACGCCTGCGCGAGGCGTCTCCGTATCCGACGAGCGGCGCGCCGTTGTCCTTCGGTGGCGACTCCCCTGCGATTTCCTACAAGCCGACGCCGAGCCTCCTGGGCCGGCACGCCCGGAGCGTGCCGGACGAGGTGGCGCGGCTGCAGCGGGAGAACGACGAGCTCAAGATGGAGCTGCTGCGGCTGAAGATGCGCATGAGGGACCCGCCGGAGTTCCCGGAGGGCAGTGGCATTCCTCCGTCGGGGCGCGCCCCGCTGCCGAAgaaggccgccgccggcggGTTCATGAACAACGTGTCCAAGAAGCTCGGGCGGCTGAACCCGTTCGTGCGGCTTGACGCGGTGGGTGGCGGGAGAGCGCGCACGAAGCCGCCTAAGGATCGGAGGCACTCCATTTCTTGA
- the LOC133916711 gene encoding probable E3 ubiquitin-protein ligase RHY1A — translation MTSASELFTSRRAGRAPRLSDPDPDPDPHADALRDPHGLGGRRRRRGCHPRRQLNAAGDVRQHLHTGAPSPHRRGSYTDQILSYIDNNNIGDSAARRNRLDRMMFRTNERLPGAVLQAQARVLERLRGISLGSSVSRPSISLDDFSANDVFRIIGFRNRETPYEANGPNSSSFHLSSESDEESPTISSTNFQRSPGLSKSAFLRLQIEIFEASKDDNREASLECSICLDEFHDGDEHIRLRCGHRFHSTCLEPWVRKCAACPYCRTNIRSRS, via the exons ATGACGAGCGCCTCCGAGCTGTTCACCTCACGCCGCGCCGGCCGCGCCCCCCGCCTTTCCGACCCCGACCCCGACCCGGATCCGCACGCCGACGCGCTCCGGGACCCGCACGGCCTCGgtgggcggcgccggcgccgagggTGCCACCCGCGCCGCCAGCTCAACGCAGCGGGGGACGTGCGCCAGCACCTGCACACCGGGGCCCCGTCCCCGCACCGCCGCGGGTCGTACACC GATCAGATCTTATCGTACATAGACAATAACAACATTGGGGATTCTGCAGCTCGGAGGAACAGACTTGACAGGATGATGTTCAGGACAAATGAGCGGCTTCCGGGTGCAGTACTGCAGGCACAAGCACGTGTCCTAGAGAGACTAAGAGGCATTTCTCTCGGTTCATCTGTCTCCAGGCCATCCATCTCACTGGATGATTTTTCTGCTAACGATGTGTTTAGAATCATTGGCTTCAGAAACAGGGAAACCCCGTATGAGGCAAATGGGCCCAACTCATCATCGTTCCACCTAAGCAGTGAATCAGATGAAGAAAGCCCAACCATCAGTTCGACTAATTTCCAAAGGTCACCTGGACTGAGCAAGTCGGCTTTCCTTCGGCTACAGATTGAGATTTTTGAGGCTAGCAAAGATGACAACAGGGAGGCCTCGCTGGAATGTTCCATTTGCCTTGACGAATTCCACGATGGAGATGAGCATATAAGGCTGCGCTGTGGGCACAGGTTCCATTCGACATGCTTGGAGCCATGGGTGCGGAAATGTGCAGCCTGCCCATACTGCCGAACAAACATACGATCACGGTCCTGA